In one window of Megalopta genalis isolate 19385.01 chromosome 8, iyMegGena1_principal, whole genome shotgun sequence DNA:
- the LOC117217563 gene encoding neuroligin-4, Y-linked-like, whose protein sequence is MTSPILALLGLVLATASAELSSRIVRTKYGELSGVIVPLDRHLEGVEVFRGVPYASPPIGSLRFMPPVNGAIWHGVKVADKFGPVCPQRLPELSDKMPKGRAEYLRRLLPYLRNQSEDCLYLNIYAPVQGTTLGMLSF, encoded by the coding sequence ATGACGTCGCCGATCCTGGCGTTGCTCGGCCTCGTCCTGGCCACCGCCAGCGCCGAGCTCAGCTCGAGGATCGTCAGGACAAAGTACGGGGAACTGTCTGGCGTTATCGTGCCCCTCGATCGCCACCTCGAGGGCGTCGAAGTGTTCCGCGGCGTTCCGTACGCGTCGCCGCCGATCGGCTCCCTTCGATTCATGCCGCCTGTCAACGGCGCGATATGGCACGGCGTCAAAGTCGCTGACAAGTTCGGGCCCGTCTGCCCGCAAAGGCTGCCCGAGCTCAGCGACAAAATGCCGAAAGGACGCGCGGAGTACCTCAGAAGGCTGCTGCCGTACCTGAGGAATCAGAGCGAGGACTGTCTCTATCTCAACATCTACGCGCCGGTTCAAGGTACGACACTGGGAATGTTATCGTTTTAA